One stretch of Archocentrus centrarchus isolate MPI-CPG fArcCen1 chromosome 5, fArcCen1, whole genome shotgun sequence DNA includes these proteins:
- the srsf3b gene encoding serine/arginine-rich splicing factor 3b, whose protein sequence is MHRDCPLDCKVYVGNLGNNGNKTELERAFGYYGPLRSVWVARNPPGFAFVEFEDPRDATDAVRELDGRTLCGCRVRVELSTGEKRSRTRGAPPSWSRRPRDRDDYRRRSPPPRRRSPRRRSFSRSRSRSFSRDRRRERSLSRDRNHKPSRSFSRSRSRSRSNGRR, encoded by the exons atgCATCGTGACTGTCCCCTTGACTGTAAGGTCTACGTTGGAAATTTGGGCAACAATGGAAACAAGACAGAGTTAGAGAGGGCATTTGGCTACTATGGTCCTCTCAGAAGTGTTTGGGTGGCCAGAAACCCCCCAGGCTTTGCCTTTGTGGAGTTTGAAGATCCCAGAGATGCAACTGATGCTGTACGGGAGCTCGATGGGAG AACATTGTGTGGCTGCCGAGTGCGAGTGGAGTTATCTACTGGTGAGAAGCGTAGCCGCACCCGTGGCGCTCCCCCTTCGTGGAGCAGGCGTCCTAGAGACCGAGATGACTACAGGCGCCGTAGCCCACCCCCCAGACGCAG ATCCCCACGCAGGAGGAGCTTCAGCCGCAGCCGTAGCAG GTCTTTCTCcagagacaggaggagagagaggtccCTCTCCCGGGACAGGAACCACAAACCTTCGAGGTCGTTTTCTCGATCAAGGAG CCGCTCCAGGTCTAATGGCAGAAGATAA
- the LOC115780115 gene encoding S-adenosylhomocysteine hydrolase-like protein 1: MSEAVGEAKLEVKQASKEVKESENVAEKYSAMTVSKNSEMNMGDLSAVFSAVPTHKPVKKQIQFVEDKQEFSRFPTKAGRRSLSRSISQSSTDSYSSAASYTDSSDDETSPRDKTQVNSKGSSDFCVKNIKQAEFGRREIEIAEQDMSALISLRKRAQSEKPLAGAKIVGCTHITAQTAVLIETLVALGAQCRWTACNIYSTQNEVAAALSETGVAVFAWKGESEDDFWWCIDRCVNTEGWQPNMILDDGGDLTHWMYKKYPNVFKKIRGIVEESVTGVHRLYQLSKAGKLCVPAMNVNDSVTKQKFDNLYCCRESILDGLKRTTDVMFGGKQVVVCGYGEVGKGCCAALKALGAIVYVTEIDPICALQACMDGFRVVKLNEVIRLVDVIITCTGNKNVVTRDQLDRMKNGSIVCNMGHSNTEIDVASLRTPELTWERVRSQVDHVIWPDGKRIILLAEGRLLNLSCSTVPTFVLSITATTQALALIELYNAPEGRYKQDVYLLPKKMDEYVASLHLATFDAHLTELSDEQAKYLGLNKNGPFKPNYYRY; the protein is encoded by the exons ATGTCAGAAGCGGTCGGGGAGGCGAAGCTGGAGGTGAAGCAGGCGAGCAAAGAGGTGAAGGAGAGCGAGAACGTAGCGGAAAAATATTCAGCTATGACTGTGAGCAAAAACAGCGAAATGAACATGGGAGATCTGTCTGCTGTCTTCAGCGCTGTGCCCACTCACAAACCAGTTAAAAAG CAAATCCAGTTTGTGGAGGACAAGCAGGAGTTCAGCAGGTTCCCCACCAAGGCAGGCCGCCGCTCCCTGTCCCGCTCCATCTCTCAGTCCTCCACAGACAGCTACAGCTCTG CTGCATCCTATACGGATAGCTCTGACGATGAGACCTCCCCACGGGACAAAACACAGGTCAACAGCAAGGGCAGCAGTGACTTCTGTGTCAAGAATATCAAGCAGGCTGAATTTGGCAGGCGGGAGATTGAGATCGCAGAACAAG ATATGTCGGCACTGATCTCACTCAGGAAGAGAGCACAGAGTGAGAAACCATTGGCAGGTGCCAAGATTGTGGGTTGCACTCACATCACCGCCCAGACTGCA GTGCTGATTGAAACTCTGGTTGCTCTCGGGGCTCAGTGCCGCTGGACTGCATGCAACATATACTCCACACAGAATGAAGTAGCAGCTGCCCTGTCAGAGACGG GTGTGGCTGTATTTGCCTGGAAGGGGGAGTCTGAAGATGACTTCTGGTGGTGTATTGATCGCTGTGTCAACACTGAGGGCTGGCAGCCTAATATG ATCCTTGATGATGGAGGAGACTTGACACACTGGATGTACAAGAAATACCCCAATGTATTTAAGAAGATCAGGGGAATTGTAGAGGAGAGTGTCACTGGTGTTCACAG GCTGTATCAGCTGTCTAAAGCTGGAAAACTCTGTGTGCCCGCAATGAATGTAAACGATTCTGTGACAAAACAGAAGTTTGATAACCTGTACTGCTGCAGAGAGTCCATCTTGGATGG CTTGAAGAGAACCACAGATGTCATGTTTGGAGGCAAACAGGTGGTCGTATGTGGGTACGGTGAG GTTGGAAAAGGTTGTTGTGCTGCTCTGAAAGCATTGGGAGCCATTGTCTATGTTACAGAGATTGATCCCATCTGTGCCCTGCAGGCGTg CATGGACGGATTCAGAGTGGTCAAGCTTAACGAAGTAATTCGCCTAGTGGATGTCATCATCACATGCACTG GAAATAAGAATGTGGTGACTAGGGACCAGCTGGACCGAATGAAAAATGGCTCCATTGTCTGCAACATGGGACACTCCAACACTGAGATTGATGTG GCAAGTCTGCGGACCCCTGAGCTGACCTGGGAGAGAGTCCGCtctcaggtggatcatgtcatCTGGCCTGATGGCAAGAGAATTATCCTTCTGGCTGAG GGACGTCTGCTGAACCTCAGCTGTTCCACTGTCCCTACCTTTGTCTTGTCCATCACAGCCACCACTCAG GCTTTGGCACTCATAGAGTTGTACAACGCTCCAGAGGGACGCTACAAGCAAGACGTTTACTTGCTTCCCAAAAAGATGG atgaaTATGTTGCTAGTCTGCATCTGGCCACTTTTGATGCCCACCTGACAGAGCTTAGTGATGAGCAGGCAAAATACCTGGGGCTGAATAAGAATGGCCCTTTCAAACCCAACTACTACAG GTATTAG